From the Cryptomeria japonica chromosome 2, Sugi_1.0, whole genome shotgun sequence genome, one window contains:
- the LOC131040168 gene encoding purine permease 3, with translation MDFKEGEKKSLGQWILLLGNCLALIIGTTAGPMTSRFYFLHGGHRVWMSAWLETGGWPLLILPIWISYTRTKSTSKSHVTPRLFLASILLGVLTGVDDFLYAWGLGFLPISTSALLIASQLGFNAVFAFFLVRQKFTPYSINAVILLTLGSVMLAFNTESDRPKGVTNLEYWIGFVMTIIAAALYGFILPLIELTYKKTSRKITYLLVMEMQFIMSFAATVVCTIGMAINKDFAAVGREAKASDVGEFKFYMVLVWCAICWQLFYIGIFGVVFLTSSLLSGVIIAVFIPVNEVLGVLLYGEKFNAEKGMALVMSLWGFASYLYGERTTSKKARESLESARQGEERVSDLDIDHQSHQT, from the coding sequence ATGGATTTCAAGGAGGGGGAGAAGAAGAGCTTGGGGCAATGGATTCTGCTTCTGGGAAACTGTTTGGCCTTAATAATTGGCACAACGGCAGGGCCAATGACATCCAGATTCTATTTCTTGCATGGTGGGCATCGTGTATGGATGTCAGCATGGCTAGAGACAGGTGGGTGGCCCCTCCTCATTCTGCCCATCTGGATTTCTTACACCAGAACGAAGTCCACCTCTAAGAGCCATGTTACTCCTAGGCTTTTCCTTGCATCTATTTTGCTGGGTGTACTAACTGGTGTTGATGATTTCTTGTATGCTTGGGGACTTGGCTTCTTGCCTATCTCCACCTCTGCTCTCTTGATTGCCAGTCAGCTTGGCTTTAATgcagtttttgcattttttttagtgaGGCAGAAGTTTACTCCTTATTCAATCAATGCTGTAATTTTGCTCACCTTGGGTTCTGTGATGCTTGCTTTCAATACTGAGAGTGATAGGCCCAAAGGAGTCACAAATTTGGAGTACTGGATTGGGTTTGTTATGACCATTATTGCAGCTGCCCTCTATGGCTTCATTCTTCCTTTGATTGAGCTAACCTATAAGAAAACCTCGAGGAAAATAACTTATTTGCTGGTTATGGAGATGCAGTTTATCATGTCATTTGCTGCCACTGTTGTCTGTACTATTGGCATGGCGATTAACAAGGATTTTGCAGCTGTTGGGAGGGAGGCCAAGGCTTCTGATGTGGGGGAGTTCAAATTCTACATGGTTTTGGTGTGGTGTGCAATCTGCTGGCAGCTCTTCTACATTGGGATCTTTGGTGTCGTCTTTTTGACTAGTTCTCTGTTAAGTGGTGTGATTATAGCTGTTTTTATTCCTGTTAATGAAGTGCTGGGAGTGCTCTTATATGGGGAGAAATTCAACGCTGAGAAAGGCATGGCTCTGGTTATGTCCTTGTGGGGATTCGCCTCATATTTGTATGGGGAGAGGACCACTTCCAAAAAAGCACGAGAGTCCCTTGAATCAGCAAGACAAGGGGAAGAAAGGGTTTCGGACCTCGATATTGATCATCAGTCCCATCAAACTTAA
- the LOC131040171 gene encoding uncharacterized protein LOC131040171, protein MESRGSSNSVQLRNFCVADLDEFYEWLSDEQVTKFTTWEAIESKERAREILTKVVIPHPWFRAICVNGRAVGHIVLKQGEGIHSCRAEIGYVISRNYWNRGLATQAVQSALKNGLSELKGVERVEGLVLPENAASARVLEKAGFRNNGFFPKYVRVKGCVEDCFIFSYVVP, encoded by the coding sequence ATGGAGAGCAGAGGCAGTAGTAATTCTGTGCAGCTGAGGAACTTTTGCGTAGCAGACTTGGATGAGTTCTACGAGTGGTTGAGCGACGAGCAAGTCACAAAGTTCACGACTTGGGAGGCAATCGAGAGCAAAGAGAGAGCCCGAGAGATCCTCACCAAGGTGGTAATTCCGCACCCTTGGTTCAGAGCCATCTGCGTTAATGGCAGAGCAGTTGGGCATATTGTGCTGAAACAGGGAGAGGGAATTCACAGTTGTAGAGCGGAGATAGGATATGTCATCAGCCGCAATTACTGGAATAGAGGACTGGCTACTCAAGCTGTTCAGAGTGCGTTAAAGAATGGTTTAAGTGAACTGAAAGGAGTGGAAAGAGTGGAAGGCCTTGTGCTCCCAGAGAACGCTGCTTCTGCAAGAGTTCTTGAGAAGGCAGGCTTTCGCAACAATGGATTCTTCCCCAAGTATGTCCGTGTCAAAGGATGTGTTGAAGATTGTTTCATTTTTAGCTATGTTGTACCATGA